In the genome of Carnobacterium viridans, one region contains:
- the rpoZ gene encoding DNA-directed RNA polymerase subunit omega, which translates to MMLEPSIDSLLEKIESKYSLVTLASKRAHELDEGSMPMLEKYRSHKNVGRALEEINNGDLVIDPITVGPEE; encoded by the coding sequence ATGATGTTAGAACCATCTATTGATAGCTTATTAGAAAAAATTGAATCTAAATATTCTTTGGTTACATTAGCAAGCAAACGTGCACATGAACTGGACGAAGGTTCTATGCCAATGCTAGAAAAATACCGTTCACACAAAAATGTTGGACGTGCATTAGAAGAAATTAATAATGGCGATTTAGTTATTGATCCAATAACAGTTGGACCAGAAGAATAA
- the coaBC gene encoding bifunctional phosphopantothenoylcysteine decarboxylase/phosphopantothenate--cysteine ligase CoaBC: protein MLKGKKVAVYVTGGIAVYKACDLVRRLIKVGATVRVAMTESATEFVTPLTFQILSKHHVYTDTFDEREGDKVSHIHLADWSDLAVIAPATANTIAKIAYGIGDNFVTTALLATTAPVFIVPAMNEHMLNNAATIRNFQSLENDGHFIMEPDTGFLAEGYEGKGRFPEPEKIVETIQEFLIKKETYLPLKNKKVVITAGGTKERIDPVRYITNDSSGKMGYSLAHAARDLGAEVCLISTSKTLKTPYGVALVSVETAEQMHQAINAEFKEAAIVIMAAAVSDYRPDHVANKKIKKSEQEMTLTLVKNTDILATLGSQKNDQFLIGFAAETHNVEEYAQGKLKKKNADMIVANDVSKPYAGFNKDTNEVTIFMKDEQPIELKVKSKQAIAEEILAVALTKMKK, encoded by the coding sequence TTGTTAAAAGGAAAAAAAGTTGCTGTATATGTTACCGGGGGTATTGCGGTTTATAAGGCTTGTGATTTGGTGAGACGTTTAATAAAAGTAGGAGCTACTGTTAGAGTAGCGATGACGGAATCTGCAACAGAATTTGTTACCCCTTTAACGTTTCAAATTCTAAGCAAGCACCATGTATATACAGATACATTTGATGAACGCGAAGGTGACAAAGTCAGTCATATTCATTTGGCGGACTGGTCAGATTTAGCCGTAATTGCTCCAGCAACAGCCAATACGATAGCGAAAATAGCATATGGCATTGGAGATAACTTTGTGACGACTGCATTATTGGCTACCACAGCACCTGTTTTTATTGTGCCTGCTATGAATGAGCATATGCTTAATAATGCAGCAACAATAAGAAATTTTCAATCGTTAGAAAACGATGGGCATTTCATTATGGAACCAGATACAGGTTTTCTAGCTGAAGGATACGAGGGAAAAGGCCGTTTTCCTGAACCAGAAAAGATTGTTGAAACCATTCAAGAATTTTTAATCAAAAAGGAAACCTATTTACCGTTAAAAAATAAAAAAGTTGTGATAACGGCTGGTGGAACTAAAGAAAGAATCGATCCTGTTCGGTACATTACAAATGATTCTTCAGGCAAAATGGGATACAGTTTAGCTCATGCTGCCCGTGATTTAGGAGCAGAAGTTTGTTTAATCTCCACTTCCAAGACACTAAAGACACCTTATGGGGTAGCGCTAGTATCTGTTGAGACTGCGGAACAAATGCATCAAGCAATAAATGCTGAATTTAAAGAGGCAGCAATCGTTATTATGGCAGCAGCAGTGTCTGACTATCGTCCAGATCATGTTGCGAATAAAAAAATCAAGAAAAGTGAACAAGAAATGACACTGACATTGGTCAAGAATACAGATATACTAGCTACCTTGGGGAGTCAGAAAAACGACCAATTTTTAATTGGATTTGCTGCTGAAACGCATAATGTTGAAGAGTATGCTCAAGGGAAATTAAAAAAGAAAAATGCAGATATGATCGTAGCCAATGATGTATCTAAACCCTATGCAGGATTTAATAAAGATACAAATGAAGTAACTATTTTTATGAAAGATGAACAGCCAATAGAATTGAAAGTAAAGAGTAAGCAAGCAATAGCGGAAGAAATTTTAGCAGTTGCTCTTACTAAAATGAAAAAATAA
- the priA gene encoding primosomal protein N' — protein MVSIAKVIVDVPTMQTNKPYDYRIPPEFEQDIVQGMRVAVPFGQGTRQVQGFVVEITHSTDYEGELKPIVGLMDLTAVLDEEMLLLGKEMARKTYAFQITCYQTMLPAILKAKYGKTIRLIDEISEDLFFDLFKGKNEIKWEEAEERAILPQLIELKKKDAVEVIYEVKNQAKTKKKRMVRANLSFEQFEDEKLTLGKRGPKQHLLLDVLQSLNEQTVSVNELTKSTELTATDIRTGEKKGWLKIEEVEVYRDPFKDKTFRQTVSFQLNEGQENAIQPILKAVTEERTEVFLLKGVTGSGKTEIYLQTIAQTLQNNKSALMLVPEIALTPQMVNHFKGRFGEEVAVLHSGLSVGEKYDEWRKIERGEARVVVGARSSIFAPVKNIGVIIIDEEHEATYKQDENPRYHARDVAIWRANYHNCPVILGSATPSLESRARAQKKVYTLLELPTRVNQKDLPEVEVVDMREELKNANRSSFSILLQEKIQDRIAKKEQIVLLLNRRGYSSFVMCRDCGFVLPCPNCDISLTLHMDTKTMKCHYCGHEENIPHTCPSCRGSKIRYYGTGTQKIEEELRAVLPEAKVIRMDVDTTRKKGAHEKLLASFGNGEADILLGTQMIAKGLDFPNITLVGVLNADTGLGLPDFRASERTFQLLTQVSGRAGRAELTGEVIVQTFNPEHYAIQLAKEHDYDTFYKQEMLLRHRGNYPPYFYTILITTSHEEEIKAAKKMHQIVQQIKPQLQPETIVLGPTPKAVARMNNRYYYQTIIKYKSEPHLKAVLQTILVESQREMAKGLQIAIDSEPMNFI, from the coding sequence GTGGTTTCAATTGCTAAAGTAATTGTGGATGTTCCAACAATGCAGACAAACAAACCTTATGACTATCGTATTCCTCCTGAATTCGAACAAGATATTGTTCAAGGAATGCGCGTGGCTGTTCCGTTTGGTCAAGGAACTAGGCAAGTCCAAGGCTTTGTTGTGGAGATTACTCACTCAACAGATTATGAAGGCGAGTTAAAACCCATTGTTGGTCTAATGGACCTAACAGCGGTACTTGATGAAGAAATGCTGTTGTTAGGTAAAGAAATGGCACGCAAAACGTATGCCTTTCAAATAACGTGTTACCAAACGATGTTGCCAGCCATATTGAAAGCAAAATACGGAAAAACAATTAGACTCATTGATGAGATTTCGGAAGACTTATTTTTCGATCTTTTCAAAGGAAAAAATGAAATCAAATGGGAAGAAGCGGAAGAAAGAGCTATATTACCGCAGCTGATTGAATTGAAGAAAAAAGATGCTGTTGAAGTGATATATGAAGTTAAAAACCAAGCAAAGACTAAGAAAAAAAGAATGGTTCGAGCGAATTTATCTTTTGAGCAATTTGAAGATGAAAAACTAACTTTAGGCAAACGTGGTCCAAAACAACACCTTCTTCTAGATGTATTGCAGTCCTTAAATGAGCAAACGGTCAGTGTGAATGAACTCACTAAAAGTACCGAACTTACAGCAACAGATATTCGAACAGGTGAAAAAAAAGGTTGGCTAAAGATTGAAGAAGTCGAAGTTTATCGTGATCCATTTAAAGATAAGACCTTTAGACAAACCGTATCCTTTCAACTGAATGAAGGACAAGAAAATGCTATTCAGCCTATTTTGAAAGCTGTAACAGAAGAAAGAACGGAAGTTTTCTTGCTGAAAGGGGTAACCGGAAGTGGGAAGACAGAAATTTATTTGCAGACTATTGCTCAGACACTTCAGAACAATAAAAGTGCGTTGATGCTTGTACCTGAAATAGCGCTGACTCCACAAATGGTGAATCATTTTAAAGGTCGATTTGGAGAAGAAGTAGCTGTTCTGCACAGTGGTTTGTCTGTTGGGGAAAAATACGATGAATGGCGAAAAATTGAACGTGGCGAAGCTCGAGTAGTCGTAGGAGCTCGCTCATCAATTTTTGCACCGGTTAAAAATATCGGAGTGATAATTATTGATGAAGAGCATGAGGCTACGTATAAACAAGATGAAAACCCTAGGTATCATGCTAGGGATGTAGCAATATGGAGAGCAAATTACCATAACTGTCCTGTTATTTTAGGAAGTGCTACTCCTTCATTAGAGTCGAGAGCAAGAGCGCAGAAAAAGGTTTATACATTGTTGGAGTTGCCAACACGAGTCAATCAAAAAGACTTACCTGAAGTTGAAGTTGTCGATATGAGAGAAGAATTGAAAAACGCTAATCGCAGCAGTTTCTCCATTCTTTTACAAGAAAAGATACAAGACCGAATAGCAAAAAAAGAACAAATCGTTTTGTTATTGAATAGACGAGGTTATTCTTCTTTTGTGATGTGTCGAGACTGTGGATTCGTCTTGCCTTGTCCCAATTGCGATATCTCCTTAACGTTGCACATGGATACAAAAACAATGAAATGCCATTATTGTGGTCATGAAGAAAATATTCCACATACTTGTCCAAGCTGCAGAGGAAGTAAGATACGCTATTATGGAACTGGAACACAGAAGATTGAAGAAGAATTAAGAGCTGTTTTGCCTGAAGCAAAAGTTATTCGTATGGATGTAGATACAACACGTAAAAAAGGGGCACATGAAAAGTTGTTAGCTTCTTTTGGAAATGGCGAAGCGGATATTTTATTGGGCACGCAAATGATTGCAAAAGGGTTAGATTTCCCCAATATTACTTTGGTGGGTGTTTTGAATGCAGATACTGGATTAGGCTTACCTGATTTTAGAGCGAGTGAGCGAACGTTCCAATTGCTGACACAAGTGAGCGGGCGGGCTGGAAGAGCTGAACTAACCGGTGAAGTAATTGTTCAAACTTTTAATCCTGAGCATTATGCGATTCAGCTAGCTAAAGAACACGATTACGATACATTCTATAAACAAGAAATGTTGTTACGACATCGTGGAAATTATCCGCCTTATTTCTATACAATTTTGATCACAACTAGTCATGAAGAAGAAATAAAAGCTGCCAAGAAAATGCACCAAATCGTTCAACAGATTAAGCCACAGTTACAACCGGAAACCATTGTTTTAGGACCAACGCCAAAAGCAGTTGCTCGTATGAACAATCGCTATTATTACCAAACGATTATTAAATACAAAAGCGAACCGCATTTGAAGGCTGTTTTACAAACGATCTTAGTGGAATCTCAAAGAGAAATGGCTAAAGGGTTACAGATTGCTATCGACTCAGAACCAATGAATTTTATCTAG
- the def gene encoding peptide deformylase — protein sequence MSVLPIVTYPNALLTTPTKEVEEITDEIIQLLDDMHDTMIANDGIGIAAPQVNSNLRLALVEIDEESGLFEMINPKIVQSAGETIDVEGCLSFPEVYGTIKRADTIVLRFYDRNGDEFEVEADDYLARAFQHELEHLDGKLFTDKIIQKIKPEDLESYMEANLE from the coding sequence ATGTCCGTATTACCAATAGTAACTTACCCAAATGCACTACTGACTACTCCAACAAAAGAAGTAGAGGAAATTACAGATGAAATTATCCAATTGTTAGACGATATGCATGATACCATGATTGCAAATGATGGTATTGGCATTGCAGCTCCACAAGTAAACAGCAACCTTAGATTAGCTTTAGTAGAAATTGACGAAGAATCAGGATTGTTTGAAATGATCAATCCAAAAATTGTGCAATCAGCTGGTGAAACGATTGATGTAGAAGGTTGTTTGAGTTTTCCTGAAGTATACGGGACAATAAAAAGAGCCGACACTATCGTATTAAGATTTTATGACCGTAATGGAGATGAATTTGAAGTGGAAGCTGATGATTATCTTGCACGTGCATTCCAGCATGAATTGGAACACTTAGATGGAAAGTTATTTACAGATAAGATTATTCAAAAAATTAAACCGGAAGACTTAGAAAGTTATATGGAGGCGAATCTAGAATGA